One Sediminibacillus dalangtanensis genomic region harbors:
- a CDS encoding ABC transporter ATP-binding protein has protein sequence MIEVAQVSKSYGKIQALTNIEFTIDKGSCFGLVGPNGAGKSTLMKILAGILRHFEGDVVVDRFSVAKEKQAVKQLIGYIPQELCLEETLTARDNLLLFGRLYGLSGKNLNNRIDNVLEKIGLTERSKDTVLDFSGGMKRRLNIGCALLHDPAIVIMDEPTVGIDPQSRNSIFSIIEQLKADGSTIIYSSHYMEEVEQLCDRIGLIDKGVLLENGTMNRLMEKYGTPSLYVSGDTIEAEHLHPYQIAPKGEGYLVSDAEPLATLEKLLVRFRELGLQPRRLELYYPKLEDIFFQLTGTKLRDN, from the coding sequence TTGATTGAAGTAGCCCAAGTGAGCAAGTCGTATGGCAAAATCCAGGCATTGACCAATATCGAGTTTACGATTGACAAAGGATCTTGCTTTGGTCTTGTCGGTCCGAATGGTGCTGGAAAGTCGACATTGATGAAAATCCTTGCTGGCATCTTAAGGCATTTTGAAGGTGACGTTGTCGTTGATCGATTTTCTGTAGCAAAAGAAAAACAAGCGGTCAAGCAGCTGATTGGCTATATCCCGCAGGAGCTCTGTCTGGAAGAAACATTGACAGCCAGGGATAATTTGCTGCTTTTCGGTCGACTTTACGGACTTTCAGGAAAAAACTTGAACAATCGTATTGATAACGTGTTAGAAAAAATCGGTTTGACGGAACGAAGCAAAGATACTGTACTGGATTTTTCCGGTGGGATGAAGCGTCGGTTGAACATTGGGTGTGCCCTGCTGCATGATCCTGCAATTGTTATCATGGATGAACCCACCGTGGGAATAGATCCACAATCACGAAACTCTATTTTCTCGATCATCGAGCAATTAAAAGCAGACGGCAGTACGATTATTTATTCCAGTCATTACATGGAAGAGGTCGAACAGCTTTGTGACAGAATAGGCCTTATCGATAAAGGGGTATTATTGGAAAATGGAACCATGAACAGGTTGATGGAAAAGTACGGCACCCCTTCTTTATACGTTTCCGGTGATACGATAGAAGCGGAGCACCTCCATCCCTATCAAATCGCTCCTAAAGGGGAGGGCTATTTAGTCAGCGATGCAGAGCCCCTTGCCACCTTAGAGAAGTTGCTCGTCCGTTTTCGTGAGCTTGGTCTGCAGCCACGGAGATTGGAATTGTATTACCCGAAGCTGGAGGACATTTTCTTCCAGTTGACCGGCACAAAGCTGCGCGATAACTAA